One part of the Amphiura filiformis chromosome 5, Afil_fr2py, whole genome shotgun sequence genome encodes these proteins:
- the LOC140152708 gene encoding uncharacterized protein encodes MLRRSRPRCRTYPCVSSYSGDDDDDDTDDSSVSKLIDDVVAKGRRISFPVSVRFQTAVQQQDNEELYRILAEDCRRQKLKECGNTVTNDEREILDLSMSNHSGLAPLHQAVLNSNLDSVKLLLTHGADPNMRDAYGYTALHAAAVCGARNIACLLIIFGVDLFCQTSEGDLAVDLSKDPVTADLISSEMCRQLQQQALLEHYGFAFKFIDTVEIISRTLKSTFLFCLQWTKEAIHRYRTNQKDDIL; translated from the coding sequence ATGCTGCGTCGGAGTAGGCCTAGATGTCGAACTTATCCGTGTGTGTCGTCATATTcaggcgacgacgacgacgatgacacCGACGACAGCTCTGTCAGCAAATTAATCGACGATGTAGTAGCGAAAGGTAGACGTATATCATTTCCTGTAAGTGTGCGTTTCCAGACGGCTGTTCAACAACAGGACAATGAGGAACTTTACCGTATCTTAGCAGAAGATTGTCGTCGGCAAAAGTTAAAAGAATGTGGAAATACCGTCACCAATGACGAACGGGAAATATTAGACCTGAGTATGTCAAATCATTCCGGATTGGCACCCCTGCATCAAGCGGTACTCAACAGTAATCTAGATAGCGTCAAATTATTGTTGACGCACGGTGCAGATCCAAATATGCGAGATGCGTATGGTTACACGGCGCTGCACGCAGCTGCGGTTTGCGGCGCACGCAACATAGCCTGTCTTTTGATCATCTTTGGTGTGGATTTATTTTGCCAAACAAGTGAAGGGGATTTAGCCGTAGACTTGTCCAAAGATCCGGTTACCGCTGATCTTATATCTTCTGAAATGTGCAGACAACTTCAACAACAAGCGTTATTGGAACACTACGGATTTGCCTTCAAATTTATTGACACTGTAGAAATTATATCAAGAACACTGAAATCAACATTCTTATTTTGTCTTCAATGGACAAAAGAGGCTATTCACCGATATAGAACAAATCAAAAAGATGatatattatga